From Triticum urartu cultivar G1812 chromosome 2, Tu2.1, whole genome shotgun sequence, a single genomic window includes:
- the LOC125534978 gene encoding putative expansin-B14 produces MASSFFVACVALASSCLFLLHSRSVSGWLESGATWYDLRQGAGTGGGACGYQGDMEKPPFSSMITAAGPSIFKDGKGCGACYQVKCTGNAACFGRPVTVVVTDERPGGEACLAEAAHFNLSGKAFDAMAKPGQADNLRDAGNIRVQYDRVPCKWRGLDIAFRVKAGSNPNYLAVLIDNESGDGDLSAVELQQRGGSWALMQELLGAVWKYNSMSALRAPISIRLTSSSGKKLVASNVIPSGWQADKTYRSIVNY; encoded by the exons ATGGCTTCTTCGTTCTTCGTCGCTTGTGTGGCTCTAGCCAGCAGCTGCCTTTTCCTCCTCCATTCGCGCAGCGTCTCAGGTTGGCTCGAAAGCGGCGCAACGTGGTATGATCTCCGCCAAGGCGCCGGCACTGGCG GTGGTGCGTGCGGGTACCAGGGCGACATGGAGAAGCCGCCGTTCTCCTCCATGATCACGGCGGCCGGCCCCTCCATCTTCAAGGACGGCAAGGGCTGCGGTGCTTGCTATCAGGTTAAATGCACCGGCAATGCCGCTTGCTTCGGCCGCCCGGTGACCGTGGTCGTCACAGACGAGCGCCCCGGCGGCGAGGCGTGTCTGGCCGAGGCTGCCCATTTCAACCTCAGCGGCAAGGCGTTCGATGCCATGGCCAAGCCCGGCCAAGCCGACAACCTCCGCGACGCCGGCAACATTAGGGTCCAGTACGACCG GGTTCCGTGCAAGTGGCGCGGGCTGGACATCGCCTTCAGAGTGAAGGCTGGCTCCAACCCGAACTACCTCGCGGTGCTCATCGACAACGAGTCCGGCGACGGCGACCTGTCGGCGGTGGAGCTTCAGCAGCGCGGCGGCAGCTGGGCGCTGATGCAAGAGTTGTTGGGCGCGGTGTGGAAGTACAACTCCATGTCCGCCCTGCGGGCGCCCATATCGATCCGCCTCACCTCCAGCTCCGGCAAGAAACTCGTCGCCAGCAACGTCATCCCCTCCGGCTGGCAGGCCGACAAGACCTACCGGTCCATCGTAAACTACTGA